A window from Akkermansia muciniphila encodes these proteins:
- a CDS encoding sensor histidine kinase produces the protein MSSRFSFHLLLWSCLLILLGVMGWLSHSMLDAEKRRLAETHQIRLVEQSRLALWRMDSLLASMIAGENNRSPGEYFQRGALAESLKKEGSMPDLSGFAKLYFQIDPQGKVSSPQKGAERLEYVIQLGKSGWGSHVVDAMKNFPQPSSIDREEVVQPQTDVFSVSPPVETVQISSVTIADGKEQQKNGVQQELAVESRKAFQQGMEDYNMRKNLSNSQQEYNVSVKVKKKAAESLQREKKDVKVSGRMTVSRAVNGMENPDRKGYADSVKAGKKRESGSGGIVALLDTGAGGLSLDGRRVQFEVHEKKAAPASPPQESLAEMAVTRRERIASTLESYRELSISSLQPRWQQGKECFLTRRISDHGQVWVQGIWLDWDKLSAYLLESVADILPDATLAPADGREESYLTLAGIPAMLNPGNLLPMAANSLRTVWNSIAMAWFCGILALCGVIGFMIGLIRLSERRAVFVSAVTHELRTPLTTFNMYTEMLSSGLVPKGREMDYVDILKNEAGRLTHLVDNVLSYARVEKNSASLQPEKIPVPELASAVIARISPRLAAAGMDSQLSVAPELHPEAVMADMTAVEQIVYNLADNAAKYARFDGSILKVELKAEKRFLVIRVEDEGKGVSDSLKGKLFRPFSRSAEEAAGKQPGVGLGLALSRELARSMGGDLCLEESSGHGCRFALRIPFSRV, from the coding sequence ATGAGCAGCCGTTTTTCCTTCCATCTTCTGTTGTGGTCCTGCCTGCTGATTCTGCTGGGGGTGATGGGGTGGCTCAGCCATTCCATGCTGGACGCGGAGAAGCGCAGGCTGGCGGAAACGCACCAGATACGCCTGGTGGAGCAGAGCCGCCTGGCCCTGTGGCGCATGGATTCCCTGCTGGCCTCCATGATTGCCGGGGAAAACAACCGTTCTCCCGGAGAATATTTCCAGAGGGGCGCGCTGGCGGAATCCCTCAAGAAGGAGGGCTCCATGCCGGATTTATCCGGGTTTGCCAAGCTGTACTTCCAGATAGACCCGCAGGGGAAAGTTTCCTCTCCCCAGAAAGGTGCGGAGCGTCTGGAATATGTCATTCAACTGGGAAAATCCGGATGGGGCAGCCATGTGGTGGACGCCATGAAGAATTTTCCGCAGCCTTCCTCCATTGACAGAGAGGAAGTAGTACAGCCGCAGACAGATGTTTTTTCCGTCTCTCCCCCGGTGGAAACGGTGCAGATTTCTTCCGTAACCATCGCGGACGGAAAAGAGCAGCAGAAAAACGGCGTGCAGCAGGAACTGGCGGTAGAAAGCCGGAAGGCCTTCCAGCAGGGAATGGAAGACTACAATATGCGTAAAAACCTTTCCAACAGCCAGCAGGAGTACAATGTCAGCGTCAAGGTAAAAAAGAAAGCCGCGGAATCCCTCCAACGCGAGAAAAAGGATGTTAAGGTGTCAGGCCGGATGACCGTTTCAAGGGCGGTAAATGGCATGGAAAATCCGGATCGGAAGGGATATGCAGATTCCGTGAAGGCCGGGAAAAAGCGGGAAAGCGGCTCCGGCGGCATTGTGGCTCTTCTGGATACAGGCGCCGGGGGATTGTCTCTGGACGGGAGGAGGGTTCAGTTTGAGGTCCATGAAAAAAAGGCGGCTCCGGCAAGCCCGCCGCAGGAAAGTTTGGCGGAGATGGCCGTCACCCGCCGTGAAAGGATCGCCAGCACTCTGGAAAGTTACAGGGAGCTCTCCATTTCCTCCCTCCAGCCCAGATGGCAGCAGGGGAAGGAATGCTTCCTGACGCGCCGCATTTCAGACCACGGCCAGGTATGGGTGCAGGGCATCTGGCTGGACTGGGATAAATTATCCGCCTACCTTCTGGAATCCGTGGCGGATATTTTGCCGGACGCCACCCTGGCGCCGGCGGACGGCCGGGAGGAAAGCTATCTGACCCTGGCTGGAATTCCCGCCATGCTGAACCCGGGAAATCTGCTCCCCATGGCCGCCAACTCCCTGCGCACGGTGTGGAATTCCATCGCCATGGCGTGGTTCTGCGGCATTCTGGCCCTGTGCGGCGTCATCGGCTTCATGATTGGCCTTATCCGGTTGAGCGAACGCCGCGCCGTCTTCGTTTCCGCCGTGACTCATGAACTGAGAACGCCGCTGACCACCTTTAACATGTACACGGAAATGCTCTCCTCCGGCCTGGTGCCCAAGGGCAGGGAAATGGATTATGTGGACATCCTGAAAAACGAGGCGGGCAGGCTGACGCATCTGGTGGACAATGTATTGAGTTATGCGCGGGTGGAGAAAAATTCGGCCTCCCTCCAGCCGGAAAAAATTCCTGTCCCGGAACTGGCCTCCGCCGTTATTGCCCGCATTTCCCCCCGGCTGGCGGCCGCCGGCATGGACTCCCAGCTTTCCGTGGCTCCGGAGCTGCACCCGGAAGCCGTGATGGCGGACATGACGGCCGTGGAGCAGATCGTCTACAATCTGGCGGACAACGCCGCCAAGTACGCGCGGTTTGACGGAAGCATCCTGAAAGTGGAGCTTAAGGCGGAGAAGCGTTTTCTGGTCATCCGCGTGGAGGATGAAGGGAAAGGCGTTTCCGATTCCCTGAAGGGCAAGCTGTTCCGCCCCTTTTCCAGGTCTGCGGAGGAAGCCGCCGGAAAACAGCCGGGCGTGGGGCTGGGGCTGGCTTTGTCCCGGGAGCTGGCCCGGAGCATGGGCGGGGACTTGTGCCTGGAGGAAAGCTCCGGGCACGGATGCCGGTTTGCCCTCAGGATACCTTTTTCCAGGGTGTAA
- a CDS encoding zinc ribbon domain-containing protein — protein sequence MNTPFCQSCGMPLKSKEDCGTSHDGSTSEEYCCYCFQNGAFTSDCTMEEMIEHCAGFVEEFNKENGSSFTREEAVAQMSQFFPTLKRWKKQ from the coding sequence ATGAACACGCCATTCTGCCAAAGCTGCGGCATGCCTCTGAAAAGCAAAGAAGATTGCGGCACCAGCCATGACGGAAGCACCAGTGAGGAATATTGCTGCTATTGCTTTCAAAACGGAGCCTTTACCTCAGATTGCACCATGGAGGAGATGATTGAGCATTGCGCCGGATTTGTGGAGGAGTTCAATAAGGAAAATGGCTCTTCTTTTACCAGGGAAGAAGCCGTTGCTCAAATGAGCCAGTTTTTCCCCACGCTGAAACGCTGGAAAAAGCAATAA
- a CDS encoding YkgJ family cysteine cluster protein, giving the protein MTESGKAVRYECARCGACCRWAGDVCIEEDEVREISRFLHMEEQAFIDECCRLRANRQGLSIRDAEDGACMMLTENGCRINPVKPRQCLGFPNQWNFPSWRERCRAREVKEEKGGELTGLNKLS; this is encoded by the coding sequence ATGACGGAAAGCGGAAAGGCGGTGCGGTATGAATGCGCCAGGTGCGGCGCGTGCTGCCGCTGGGCAGGGGACGTGTGCATAGAAGAGGATGAAGTGCGGGAAATCTCCCGTTTCCTGCATATGGAGGAACAGGCGTTCATTGACGAATGCTGCCGTCTGCGCGCCAACAGGCAGGGATTATCCATCCGGGACGCGGAGGACGGCGCTTGCATGATGCTCACGGAAAACGGTTGCCGGATTAATCCCGTCAAACCACGCCAGTGCCTAGGCTTCCCCAACCAATGGAATTTCCCCAGCTGGCGGGAACGGTGCCGCGCCAGGGAAGTGAAGGAGGAAAAAGGGGGAGAGCTTACAGGATTAAATAAACTTTCTTAA
- the aroA gene encoding 3-phosphoshikimate 1-carboxyvinyltransferase, which yields MNLHSHSIPSLQGVLTVPGDKSISHRAAILGGLAKGVTEVDNFLCSEDCLNTLRAMEQLGAKVEVLEEREGYGPVRFRITGVAMKPAAPGRPIDCGNSGTGMRLLAGMLAACPFDSEMFGDASLSSRPMGRIMQPLEQMGARIEARGARPGCAPLFIHGGRVHPISYTLPMASAQVKSAILLAAMFADGVTTVRQPAVTRDHTERLFRHFCVPCTVDGLAVGTTGPALPLAHDLTVPADISSAAFWMVAAASRPGSRLTLRQVGLNDTRNAVISALKRMGVRMDIATTSPEDAGEPYGDITVYGSDALHGTSLLPEEIPNLIDEIPILAVAGALGQGDFIVRNAHELRVKETDRIATTAANLRFMGVDVEEFDDGMIVHGGTALKGAELPSYGDHRIAMSFLVAGFSAQGDTVLTDAECINTSYPGFEQDLRKFI from the coding sequence ATGAACCTTCACTCCCATTCCATTCCGTCCCTGCAAGGGGTACTGACCGTACCCGGAGACAAGAGCATCTCCCACCGCGCCGCCATTCTGGGCGGCCTGGCCAAAGGAGTGACGGAAGTGGACAATTTCCTGTGCAGTGAAGACTGCCTGAATACCCTGCGCGCCATGGAACAGCTGGGAGCGAAGGTGGAGGTGCTGGAAGAACGGGAGGGGTACGGCCCCGTCCGCTTCCGCATCACGGGCGTGGCCATGAAGCCCGCGGCCCCCGGGCGGCCCATTGACTGCGGCAATTCCGGCACCGGCATGAGGCTGCTGGCAGGCATGCTGGCCGCCTGCCCCTTTGATTCCGAGATGTTCGGAGACGCTTCCCTGAGTTCCCGCCCCATGGGCCGCATCATGCAGCCGCTGGAACAGATGGGCGCACGGATTGAAGCCCGCGGCGCCAGGCCCGGCTGCGCCCCCCTGTTTATCCATGGCGGACGGGTCCACCCCATTTCCTACACGCTTCCCATGGCTAGCGCCCAGGTGAAAAGCGCCATCCTGCTGGCCGCCATGTTTGCAGACGGCGTTACCACCGTGCGCCAGCCCGCCGTCACCCGTGACCACACGGAACGCCTGTTCCGCCACTTCTGCGTGCCCTGCACCGTGGACGGCCTGGCCGTGGGAACAACCGGCCCGGCGCTCCCCCTGGCCCATGACCTGACGGTTCCCGCAGACATTTCTTCCGCCGCCTTCTGGATGGTGGCCGCCGCCAGCCGTCCCGGCTCACGGCTCACGCTGCGCCAGGTGGGCCTGAACGATACCCGGAACGCCGTCATCAGCGCCCTGAAGAGGATGGGCGTGCGGATGGACATTGCCACCACCTCCCCGGAGGATGCGGGGGAACCGTACGGGGATATCACCGTGTACGGCTCGGACGCCCTGCACGGAACCAGCCTGCTTCCGGAGGAGATTCCCAACCTGATTGACGAGATTCCCATCCTGGCCGTGGCCGGAGCCCTGGGCCAGGGCGATTTCATCGTCCGCAACGCCCATGAACTCCGCGTGAAGGAGACGGACCGCATCGCCACCACGGCGGCCAACCTCCGGTTCATGGGCGTGGATGTGGAGGAATTTGACGACGGCATGATCGTTCACGGCGGCACGGCCCTAAAGGGCGCGGAACTTCCCAGCTACGGGGACCACCGCATTGCCATGAGCTTCCTGGTGGCCGGCTTCAGCGCCCAGGGAGATACCGTGCTGACGGATGCGGAATGCATTAATACATCCTACCCGGGGTTTGAACAGGATTTAAGAAAGTTTATTTAA